GACCAAGTTTGCACCATTTATACCGCTGCTTTGCTGCATGAAGATTACCTGTGAACTTGATGACTGCTCGCATCTCATCAAATCCGGATAGGCAGCGACATACCAAGAACTGGGGAGGGCCACATCTGGCGCTCTACAGGGGAGAGTTTACTGGCCATCCCACCTTTGCGATGAGCGTCAGCGTTTGAAAATCATCAAGATACGACAGGTATCTTATCGGTCCGATTCTGTTCATCCCGGGAAGGTCACAAGCTGGCTATGAATGCAAAAGTCATCACGAACTTCCAGCTTGGCAGCCGCGAATCCTCTTCGGCGCCTGATGTCTTGCCCCTCGCTACAGAGCATGCGCTGCAATCCGCCGGAGCTGCTTTCCATGCGCTCGCCGACACCATGCCGCAGATGGTATGGTCGACTCTTCCCGACGGCTCCCACGATTATTACAATGCGCGCTGGTATGAATTCACGGGTGTCCCTGTCGGATCAACCGACGGCGAAGGATGGGCCGGGATGTTCCATGAGGATGACCAGGCCGACACATGGAAGAAATGGAACCACAGCCTCGCTACCGGCGAACCGTACGAGGTTGAATATCGCCTGAGGCATCACAGCGGCGATTATCGCTGGATGATCGGTCGTGCGCTGCCGATCCTCAACGAGGAGGGTGAGATCCAGCGCTGGATCGGCACTTGTACGGATATCGACGAGCAGAACCAGCTTGTCGGTGAAGGGCTGGTCGACCTCACGCCCGGCGAAGGATTTCGCGTACCGCTGCTTACCGAACAGGCCTTGCGCGACATTCTGCAAGTCAACGCCCTGCTTTTGGAGCAGGCTCCCGACAACGATCACAAATCACTGACAATCAACGAAGGATCAAACGACACGCGAGGTGCTTATGCCGACCGATTGGCGCGCGCCTTCAGAGACATCGCGGCAAGCTCAGGCAATCGGTTTCGCGTACATTTGGTCGAACGCATTAGCGACAGACTCCAGCCGCTACGTGAACTCGAGCCGGTGATTTGGCCTGGCGCGCCGCATGCCCTTGAGCAAATTGAGCGAAAAGCGCAGCAAGGGTTCGATGGCTCAAACCGAGCGGTACGCGCATATCATCAACACATTGAGGATCTGGTACCCGCTCTTGTCGGACGTTTGAACCAGCAGACGCCCTAGCCCTCGCCAATATTTTAGGTCGTCTCCCCACTCTCGGACAGAACCGTCGCGAGGTGGTCATTCCAGGCATCGAGCGCCTGGCGCTTTTCGTCCTTCCAGTCGTGGCGCTGGTAGATGCCGGCGACTCCGGCGCGAGATCCGCCCACATGGTTGAGAACGGCTTCGGTGACTTCAAACCGAACGCCAAGCCGCTGGAAGTTCGTTGCGAGGGTTCGTCGTAGATCATGAAGGCGCCAGGCTTCGAGCGGCTCTTCGCAACGTTCCTCGATCAGGCTGTCGAGCTTCACCTTCCCTTTGGCGTATCCCGTAAAGCCCGCCCCGCTAGCTGTCGCGAAAACACGGCCCTTACGCGGCCACCTCTCGCCGCGAGCCTCCCGGTCGAGCTCGGCGATTGCAAGATCGTTGAGGGGAATGGAGTTAGGTTCTCCGTTCTTGGTTCGAGATCCGGGCAGGGTCCATAATCTTTCGCTGCGACTGAGCTCCTGCCAGTGCATCCCGGAGACTTCTTCACGGCGCTGTCCGGTTACGATCAGAAGCCTGACAATTGGACCAAAGCAGCGATGACATTCCGGCGCCGCATTCCAGATATGGCGGAGTTCGCCATCCTTGAGCCAGCGCTCTCGTGGCTTGACCGGAGGCGGCGTTTCCATGCCCTCCATCGGATTGCGATCGATATCTCCGCGACTGACGGCCCAGCGAAACAGGCGGCGCATAACGGCAAAGACATTTCGCCGGTTTGCCACCTGCTTGGGCGGCATCTGATCGAGAACCGAAACGACGTCGATCTTCGTAATCGCTGGCAGCGCCTTCATTCCGAATGTGGGCTTGAGGTAGAGGCGAATGGATCGCTCCACGAGGCGACGCCATCCCTCGCGTTTGCAGGAGCGAGTGAAGAGGTCAGCGTAATTCGAGAAGGCGAGGTCGACAGCTTCCCGGCGGCGC
The genomic region above belongs to Qipengyuania spongiae and contains:
- a CDS encoding tyrosine-type recombinase/integrase produces the protein MATGKISKRTVDSLPVGPKENYLWDTDLKGFGVKITTAGSISYIIQFRMGGREAKTRRFTIGSHGSPWTPTTARLEAERLLVIVAQGIDPVDAEKQRRREAVDLAFSNYADLFTRSCKREGWRRLVERSIRLYLKPTFGMKALPAITKIDVVSVLDQMPPKQVANRRNVFAVMRRLFRWAVSRGDIDRNPMEGMETPPPVKPRERWLKDGELRHIWNAAPECHRCFGPIVRLLIVTGQRREEVSGMHWQELSRSERLWTLPGSRTKNGEPNSIPLNDLAIAELDREARGERWPRKGRVFATASGAGFTGYAKGKVKLDSLIEERCEEPLEAWRLHDLRRTLATNFQRLGVRFEVTEAVLNHVGGSRAGVAGIYQRHDWKDEKRQALDAWNDHLATVLSESGETT